The Planctomycetia bacterium genome has a segment encoding these proteins:
- a CDS encoding mannose-1-phosphate guanylyltransferase, with product MLHALIMAGGSGTRFWPESRRATPKQLLPLVDARSMLRGTVDRLAPLITSDRVWLSIGSGLAPAVRAELPEIAEKNYVVEPFQRNTAPCIGLAALRMLREDADATMVVLPADHAIRDKPAFQRALVLAEKLAGKLRKQIVTFGIKPTYPSESFGYIERGETITPPQGAFVALAAEMEVFQVVRFTEKPKLEQAREFLASGKFYWNSGMFVWRADVIVDALRLHQPEMLARLETIVAAFGTPEYDAVLEREFAQITSISIDYAVMEHAKQISVIEAPFDWDDVGSWQSLARLRGTDVDGNTIVGRHLGLDTKDTIVRTSDDHLVVTLGLKNALVVHTPDATFVADKNDEESIRKLVKMLDEKGWKDVL from the coding sequence ATGCTCCACGCTCTCATCATGGCCGGCGGATCCGGCACGCGTTTCTGGCCGGAAAGCCGGCGGGCGACCCCGAAACAACTCTTGCCGCTCGTCGATGCCCGCTCCATGCTGCGCGGCACGGTCGACCGCCTCGCGCCGCTGATCACCAGCGACCGCGTGTGGCTTTCGATCGGCAGCGGGCTCGCGCCGGCCGTGCGCGCGGAGTTGCCGGAGATCGCGGAGAAGAACTACGTCGTCGAACCGTTTCAGCGCAACACGGCCCCGTGCATCGGGCTCGCCGCGCTCCGGATGCTGCGCGAAGACGCCGACGCGACGATGGTCGTCCTCCCGGCCGATCACGCGATTCGCGATAAGCCGGCCTTTCAGCGTGCGCTGGTCCTCGCGGAAAAACTCGCCGGCAAGCTTCGCAAACAAATCGTCACGTTCGGCATTAAGCCGACGTACCCGTCGGAGAGCTTCGGCTATATCGAACGAGGCGAAACCATCACGCCGCCGCAAGGGGCGTTCGTCGCGCTGGCCGCCGAGATGGAGGTGTTTCAAGTCGTCCGCTTTACGGAGAAGCCGAAGCTCGAACAGGCCCGCGAGTTTCTCGCTTCGGGCAAGTTCTACTGGAACTCCGGCATGTTCGTCTGGCGGGCCGATGTGATCGTCGACGCGCTCCGGCTGCATCAACCGGAGATGCTCGCGCGGCTCGAAACGATCGTCGCCGCGTTCGGCACTCCGGAGTACGACGCCGTGCTCGAGCGCGAGTTTGCGCAGATCACGAGCATCTCGATCGACTACGCGGTGATGGAACATGCGAAGCAGATTTCGGTGATCGAAGCGCCGTTCGATTGGGACGACGTCGGCAGTTGGCAATCGCTCGCGCGGCTCCGCGGAACCGACGTCGACGGCAACACGATCGTCGGCCGGCATCTGGGGCTCGACACGAAAGACACGATCGTGCGCACGTCGGACGACCACCTCGTCGTCACGCTCGGCTTGAAGAACGCCCTGGTCGTGCACACGCCGGACGCGACCTTCGTGGCCGACAAGAACGACGAGGAGTCCATCCGCAAGCTCGTGAAAATGCTCGACGAAAAAGGCTGGAAAGACGTGCTTTAA